A genomic window from Enoplosus armatus isolate fEnoArm2 chromosome 20, fEnoArm2.hap1, whole genome shotgun sequence includes:
- the vkorc1 gene encoding vitamin K epoxide reductase complex subunit 1, translating into MALPKWERKTRIFLCVFGLFLSVYALHVELSRERNPDYRAMCDLGESVSCSKVFISRWGRGFGLVQFFVAKDSPLNQPNSVLGIIFYTLQMGLGLSLSKKAVMFLVFSSWVSVAGSLYLASILAFVLGDFCMVCVSTYIVNFALLFTNLKRRRAIEGMKEKAG; encoded by the exons ATGGCGTTGCCGAAATGGGAGAGAAAAACGCGCATATTTCTGTGCGTTTTCGGTTTGTTTTTGTCCGTCTATGCGCTTCACGTCGAGCTGTCCCGAGAGAGAAACCCAGATTACAGGGCGATGTGCGACCTGGGGGAGTCTGTGAGCTGCTCCAAAGTGTTTATCTCCAG ATGGGGACGTGGTTTTGGCTTGGTCCAGTTCTTTGTAGCCAAAGATAGCCCTCTGAACCAGCCCAACAGTGTGCTTGGCATCATATTCTACACTCTGCAAATGGGACTCG gactgtctCTGTCCAAAAAAGCAGTCATGTTTTTGGTCTTCTCCTCCTGGGTGTCTGTGGCCGGCTCTCTCTATCTCGCATCTATTCTCGCCTTTGTTCTGGGGGATTTCTGCATGGTCTGCGTGTCAACATATATTGTCAACTTTGCGTTGCTGTTCACCAACCTGAAACGAAGGAGAGCAATTGAAGGAATGAAGGAAAAGGCTGGATAG